One candidate division KSB1 bacterium DNA segment encodes these proteins:
- a CDS encoding proton-conducting transporter membrane subunit yields the protein MNPITLFESSVVILLAGAGVALVLGGRRQLVGQVSFVFTLLASICLAMAAVRVLATGTSVVEAPLLSVPALGANLLLRIDALSAVFLLLIALLGTMSALYAVRFMALPAFNTLSLRAFYPFYLVFLAAISCIVASADLFFFFIFWEVMTLTSYVLVIFHKDQAERTRAGFKYFFMTHVATALMFIGAIIVYQQSRSFAFSDLGDAMLGMLGNGQARLLHIALAFFFIGFATKAGILPFGDWLPDAYPAAPAPAAATFGGIMSKIGLYGLVRVFFVPGPVPSIDGPWGVVMALFGTLSIFLGSMTALAQDDTKKLLSFSVVGQMGYLLLGIGIGLYFLPTAPTLAIIALVAAVFHLVSNVLFKSCLFYNAGSIYYRAGTRDLNKVGGLSRLMPVSATTAVLAGLSMAGMPLLVGFSSKWLFFQASLQAGVKMPLFMLLALIALFISVVTLAYAAKFFGMAFFGKFNPGQAKAGEAEVPLSMVIPQVVMAGMSVVIGILPWIAVGPVQKGVLDLVGEGVAACGTPLTVGGVTSPLLLDLGTGPIAAWSPLVILVAGAICFLLSWSLFRAGAAPVREDATWYCGEVHSDEEVRYKAQGLYLSFKQFFKIRIGAYEQPGVYPQVRYPRVQLSEQNLLRRILNVDNWFFYPLTQGFMSLMRYFSGTHVGIPHVYLLWLVIGVLLAIFILFALAGGGV from the coding sequence ATGAATCCCATCACGCTGTTTGAGTCGTCGGTGGTAATCCTTTTGGCGGGCGCAGGTGTGGCGCTGGTGTTGGGAGGGAGGCGCCAACTGGTCGGGCAGGTATCGTTTGTGTTCACGCTGCTGGCCTCTATATGTCTTGCTATGGCGGCAGTGCGGGTGCTTGCCACGGGGACGTCGGTCGTGGAAGCACCGCTCCTCAGCGTCCCTGCGCTGGGGGCGAACCTCCTGCTCCGTATCGACGCCCTGAGCGCCGTGTTCTTGCTCCTCATTGCGCTGCTTGGCACCATGTCGGCGCTTTACGCGGTGAGGTTCATGGCCTTGCCCGCCTTCAACACCCTAAGTCTGCGCGCGTTCTACCCGTTTTACTTGGTCTTCCTAGCGGCGATTTCCTGCATAGTTGCTAGCGCCGACTTGTTCTTCTTCTTCATCTTCTGGGAAGTAATGACGCTCACCTCCTACGTCCTGGTGATTTTCCACAAGGACCAGGCGGAGAGGACACGTGCAGGGTTCAAGTACTTTTTCATGACCCATGTAGCCACCGCGCTCATGTTTATCGGGGCGATCATCGTGTACCAGCAAAGCAGGTCCTTCGCCTTCTCGGACTTGGGAGATGCCATGCTTGGCATGCTGGGCAACGGACAGGCACGACTCCTACACATAGCGCTGGCGTTCTTTTTCATCGGTTTTGCCACCAAGGCTGGTATACTGCCGTTTGGGGATTGGTTGCCCGACGCCTATCCGGCGGCGCCAGCCCCTGCTGCGGCCACGTTTGGCGGTATCATGTCGAAGATAGGACTATACGGACTAGTGCGCGTCTTCTTTGTGCCTGGCCCGGTGCCGTCCATAGACGGGCCGTGGGGCGTGGTCATGGCGCTGTTCGGCACATTGTCCATTTTCCTTGGCTCCATGACCGCCTTGGCGCAGGATGACACCAAAAAGCTCCTTTCGTTTTCGGTCGTAGGGCAGATGGGCTATTTGCTCTTGGGAATCGGCATTGGCCTCTACTTTTTGCCCACTGCTCCGACGCTGGCAATCATCGCCCTGGTGGCGGCGGTGTTCCATCTGGTGAGCAACGTGCTCTTCAAGTCCTGCCTGTTCTACAATGCGGGTAGTATCTATTACCGTGCTGGTACGCGTGACCTGAACAAGGTGGGCGGTTTGTCTCGCCTGATGCCGGTGAGTGCCACCACAGCTGTGCTTGCTGGTCTTTCCATGGCAGGCATGCCGTTGTTGGTCGGTTTTTCCAGCAAGTGGCTTTTCTTTCAAGCCTCCTTGCAAGCCGGCGTAAAGATGCCCCTTTTTATGCTTCTTGCGCTTATCGCCCTGTTCATTTCCGTGGTGACCCTGGCCTATGCGGCGAAATTCTTTGGGATGGCTTTCTTTGGCAAGTTCAACCCCGGGCAGGCGAAGGCTGGCGAGGCTGAGGTTCCGCTCAGCATGGTCATTCCGCAGGTGGTCATGGCAGGGATGTCAGTAGTGATCGGCATCTTGCCATGGATCGCGGTGGGACCTGTGCAGAAGGGAGTGCTTGACCTTGTCGGAGAGGGTGTGGCTGCATGCGGCACCCCGTTGACCGTCGGAGGGGTTACCAGCCCCTTGCTCCTGGACTTGGGCACGGGCCCCATCGCGGCATGGAGTCCGCTTGTCATTCTTGTTGCCGGGGCAATATGTTTCCTGCTTTCCTGGAGCCTGTTCCGTGCCGGTGCAGCGCCGGTGCGAGAGGACGCCACGTGGTATTGCGGTGAGGTGCATAGCGACGAGGAGGTGCGGTACAAGGCGCAAGGTCTGTATCTCTCATTCAAGCAGTTCTTCAAGATACGCATTGGGGCCTATGAACAGCCCGGCGTCTATCCCCAGGTTCGCTATCCTCGGGTGCAACTGAGCGAGCAGAACCTTCTGCGGCGGATCCTGAATGTAGACAATTGGTTCTTCTACCCTTTGACTCAGGGATTTATGAGCCTCATGCGCTACTTTAGTGGCACGCACGTGGGCATTCCTCATGTGTATCTTCTGTGGCTGGTAATCGGGGTATTACTGGCCATATTCATTCTCTTTGCGCTGGCAGGGGGTGGGGTATGA
- a CDS encoding Fe-S-binding domain-containing protein produces the protein MHSTGYCQAVEKAGGIEVPRRARYIRTIILELERVQSHLLWLGIAGHILGFDTVLMQAWRIREPVMWMCEKITGNRKLYGINVVGGVRRDIPKAIHPELLDVLGRIEKETKAVLDAVVTDTTLLARLANVGILRHKDAIAFSALGPTARGSGVAIDIRVDHPYAAYTEVETNVMVETGEDNWARTVVRLKETLDSIRIIRDCLQMMPEGPIQAKITEPIPPGLVGQSSVEAPRGETHHYVITGEDNRPYRWKARAPTFQNLQSVPVMVLGETIADVPITLGSIDPCFSCTERMETVD, from the coding sequence GTGCACAGTACGGGTTACTGTCAAGCAGTCGAAAAAGCAGGGGGAATTGAGGTTCCGCGTCGGGCCCGGTATATCCGGACGATCATTCTCGAGTTGGAGCGTGTGCAGAGCCACCTCTTGTGGTTAGGCATTGCAGGCCACATCCTCGGCTTCGACACCGTGTTGATGCAGGCGTGGCGGATCCGTGAACCGGTGATGTGGATGTGTGAAAAGATCACCGGGAACCGCAAACTCTACGGGATCAACGTTGTCGGCGGGGTGAGGCGTGACATCCCAAAGGCCATACACCCCGAGCTCTTGGACGTACTCGGCCGCATTGAAAAGGAGACAAAGGCGGTGCTTGATGCGGTCGTCACGGACACCACCCTGCTGGCCCGCCTGGCCAACGTGGGAATCCTGCGCCACAAAGACGCCATCGCATTTTCGGCCCTGGGGCCGACCGCCCGGGGCTCGGGAGTGGCCATCGACATTCGCGTTGATCATCCTTACGCCGCCTACACCGAGGTGGAAACCAACGTCATGGTGGAGACAGGCGAGGATAACTGGGCGCGCACCGTAGTGCGCCTCAAGGAGACGCTCGATTCAATCCGCATCATCCGAGACTGCCTGCAGATGATGCCGGAGGGTCCGATCCAGGCCAAGATTACCGAGCCCATTCCCCCCGGCCTGGTCGGGCAGTCTTCTGTGGAAGCGCCACGGGGCGAAACGCACCACTACGTGATTACTGGCGAGGATAATCGGCCGTATCGGTGGAAGGCGCGGGCACCCACGTTCCAGAACCTGCAAAGCGTGCCGGTGATGGTGTTGGGCGAAACAATTGCCGACGTCCCCATCACCTTGGGAAGTATCGACCCGTGCTTCTCCTGCACAGAACGCATGGAGACGGTGGATA
- a CDS encoding hydrogenase 3 maturation endopeptidase HyCI, with protein sequence MKRAELARALAALLDGRVVLLGVGSEWRRDDQAGAVLARKLERTHSFYPIDCGDVPEAFTGPVKEFRPDIILIADAVDFGQKAGEIAIVDAEAVQSRRVDTHHPSLRAMVDYLRAETGAKVAILGIQPGDVSMGEGMTPAVQESVGLLHALITELLGTTSDEGATP encoded by the coding sequence ATGAAGAGGGCAGAACTGGCCCGTGCCTTAGCGGCACTCCTCGACGGGCGGGTCGTCCTCTTGGGGGTGGGAAGCGAGTGGAGAAGGGATGACCAAGCGGGGGCGGTCCTAGCCAGAAAGCTGGAGCGGACACACAGTTTTTACCCAATCGACTGTGGCGATGTGCCCGAGGCCTTCACCGGGCCAGTTAAGGAGTTTCGACCGGACATTATTCTGATTGCAGATGCAGTGGACTTTGGCCAGAAGGCGGGTGAGATAGCAATCGTCGATGCAGAGGCAGTGCAAAGCAGGAGGGTGGACACGCATCACCCTTCCTTGCGCGCTATGGTCGACTACCTCCGGGCCGAGACGGGTGCCAAAGTGGCGATTCTCGGCATACAACCCGGCGACGTTAGCATGGGGGAGGGAATGACCCCCGCAGTGCAGGAAAGTGTCGGCCTCCTGCACGCACTGATAACTGAGCTGCTCGGTACGACATCAGACGAGGGCGCGACTCCATGA
- a CDS encoding hydrogenase 4 subunit D, producing the protein MNTLVVLLLLFPAAGAILSGLLRKKASDLAALVAVGLMLIVAAAIIGGVFPGTERSVTIRVPWLVKFRAEGEERPMAVEAGPAGTVPRLGHEPVPLFGYLLDPLGMLMLTVVSVLGFLVIVYALDYIGKGNKEHPSREGKERHHFWMLLFVTSMIGVAISPNLLQLYIFWELTTLTSYALISHYRNDESLRAGFKALLMTYSGGVFFAIAIVTIFVKTGTFDFNALDQLSPGLRSLLFVAFLIAAWAKSAQVPFYTWLPDAMAAPTTVSMYLHAAAMVKAGVFLIARISTATQQLSMGSGLLLGIMAVVTMLVGVYLFFFQDDLKRLLAFSTITHLSYILLGLSFGIMGSRAGMLGGIMHIMNHGVGKGLLFLCVGAISYVAGTRSIRELSGLAKRAPLIAVAFLVGMFAILGVPPFSGFWSKFFLIMGAVDVGGAAGYLLLVPFVLEIIIAFAWFLRVGQKVFFGTPSPAAEGAKNPPAAMSFSLVVLMVLCVIAPFVALAFAHQIGF; encoded by the coding sequence ATGAATACGCTCGTTGTTCTTTTGTTGCTCTTTCCTGCGGCAGGTGCCATCCTTTCGGGACTCTTGCGGAAGAAGGCAAGTGACTTGGCGGCCCTGGTTGCGGTGGGGCTGATGCTCATCGTCGCGGCGGCCATCATCGGTGGCGTCTTCCCCGGGACTGAGCGCTCGGTGACCATCCGCGTGCCATGGCTTGTCAAGTTCCGGGCTGAAGGTGAAGAGCGCCCGATGGCGGTCGAAGCCGGTCCGGCCGGCACGGTCCCGCGCCTTGGCCATGAGCCTGTGCCCCTGTTCGGCTACCTGCTGGATCCCTTGGGCATGCTCATGCTGACGGTAGTCTCTGTGCTGGGCTTTTTGGTCATCGTCTATGCCCTGGACTACATCGGAAAAGGCAACAAAGAGCACCCCTCGCGTGAGGGGAAGGAACGCCATCACTTTTGGATGTTGCTCTTTGTGACTTCCATGATTGGCGTGGCGATCTCCCCCAACCTTCTGCAGTTGTACATTTTCTGGGAACTAACCACCCTCACCTCCTATGCATTAATCTCCCACTATCGCAACGATGAGTCTCTGCGCGCCGGTTTCAAAGCATTGCTCATGACTTACTCCGGCGGGGTCTTTTTTGCCATTGCCATAGTCACGATTTTCGTCAAGACCGGCACCTTTGACTTCAACGCGCTGGACCAGCTTTCCCCCGGGTTGCGAAGCTTGCTGTTTGTCGCTTTTCTCATAGCGGCCTGGGCCAAGTCGGCGCAAGTCCCCTTCTACACGTGGTTGCCTGACGCTATGGCCGCCCCTACGACTGTGAGCATGTACCTGCATGCCGCAGCCATGGTTAAGGCGGGCGTGTTCCTCATCGCCCGTATCAGTACCGCCACGCAGCAACTGTCCATGGGCTCTGGGCTCCTTCTCGGCATTATGGCAGTGGTGACGATGCTGGTGGGTGTGTACTTGTTCTTTTTCCAGGACGATCTGAAAAGACTGTTGGCCTTTTCCACAATCACCCACCTGTCGTACATTTTGCTGGGGCTTTCCTTCGGCATCATGGGCTCGCGCGCTGGAATGCTCGGTGGAATCATGCACATTATGAACCACGGAGTTGGCAAGGGGCTCCTTTTCCTCTGCGTGGGCGCAATTTCGTACGTGGCCGGTACGCGGAGCATAAGGGAGTTGAGTGGCCTTGCCAAGAGGGCGCCGCTCATTGCTGTCGCGTTCCTGGTGGGGATGTTTGCCATCCTTGGCGTGCCCCCCTTTTCTGGATTTTGGAGCAAGTTCTTCCTGATAATGGGCGCGGTGGACGTGGGGGGTGCAGCCGGGTACCTGTTACTGGTGCCGTTCGTACTGGAGATCATCATTGCATTCGCGTGGTTCTTGCGCGTAGGGCAGAAGGTCTTTTTTGGGACGCCAAGCCCGGCGGCAGAGGGCGCTAAGAATCCGCCAGCAGCGATGTCTTTCTCTCTGGTGGTGCTCATGGTGTTATGCGTGATTGCCCCATTTGTTGCCCTAGCGTTTGCTCATCAGATCGGGTTCTGA
- a CDS encoding 4Fe-4S dicluster domain-containing protein — MKVGQKYVLDKQAFLAVLDSLRRGAKLIGPTAGPDGDVIFREVESTSEFTHDYVNEFDPIKRFFIPHRQDLFRFQLDKMPKFEPLVDTSPQILFGIRSCDVKGILHWDKFFTGVYADNYYLAKRANTTIISVACNRPLDTCFCICCDGGPWLESGFDLQLSDFGDRYLIDVGSAKGVALLAKVKKGLVAATRQDLEHRKELMATCDSQMVPTAYVAKAIIQITNRRVREELWDEMGYECFSCGGCTHVCPVCTCYDVADYMETPTSGVRFRCWDSCQYSGFTREASGHNPREKAKERIKRRFYHKLSYAYVKLDGHHGCVGCGRCITVCEAIGMLDLPAVVKRLRREGQPAPEEQGA; from the coding sequence ATGAAGGTCGGCCAGAAATACGTACTTGACAAGCAGGCTTTCCTGGCCGTTTTGGACTCGCTGCGTAGGGGGGCCAAGCTCATTGGGCCGACAGCCGGGCCGGACGGCGATGTGATCTTCCGCGAAGTGGAATCGACGAGCGAGTTCACGCACGACTATGTGAACGAGTTCGACCCCATCAAGCGCTTCTTCATTCCGCACCGGCAGGACCTATTTCGGTTCCAGCTCGACAAAATGCCAAAGTTCGAGCCCTTGGTGGACACCTCACCGCAGATACTCTTTGGCATTCGTTCGTGCGACGTAAAAGGGATTCTGCACTGGGACAAGTTCTTCACCGGTGTCTACGCGGACAACTACTACCTGGCGAAGAGGGCAAACACAACCATCATTAGCGTCGCTTGTAACCGACCACTGGACACATGCTTCTGCATTTGCTGCGATGGCGGACCGTGGCTGGAATCGGGATTCGACTTGCAGCTCAGCGATTTTGGCGATCGCTACCTTATTGACGTGGGAAGCGCCAAAGGCGTGGCTCTCTTGGCAAAAGTCAAGAAAGGCTTGGTGGCGGCCACGCGCCAGGACCTTGAGCACCGCAAGGAGTTGATGGCCACGTGCGACAGTCAGATGGTGCCCACCGCCTACGTTGCCAAGGCGATCATCCAGATCACCAACAGGCGCGTCCGAGAGGAACTGTGGGATGAGATGGGCTATGAGTGCTTCAGCTGCGGAGGGTGCACGCATGTGTGCCCAGTCTGCACCTGCTATGATGTGGCCGACTACATGGAAACCCCTACCAGTGGTGTTCGGTTTCGCTGCTGGGACTCGTGCCAGTACTCGGGCTTTACGCGTGAGGCGTCGGGCCATAACCCAAGAGAGAAGGCCAAAGAGCGGATAAAGCGGCGCTTCTACCACAAGCTCAGCTATGCCTACGTGAAGCTGGATGGCCACCACGGGTGCGTGGGCTGCGGGCGTTGCATCACGGTTTGCGAAGCGATAGGCATGCTCGACCTGCCCGCGGTTGTTAAGCGACTCCGACGGGAGGGGCAACCCGCGCCCGAAGAGCAGGGAGCATAG
- a CDS encoding NADH-quinone oxidoreductase subunit C, whose protein sequence is MTAHELIQQMTSRFGPCIKSASNPVPDMVIFTVGRENTVEVARHLFHDLNGRFVITAGTDFRDADGGYLVDHVFSLAADHLFVTVRTPLPEKDLWIDSITGGADIPAANWAEREVQDLLGVKLRNHPDPRRLVLADDWPEGLHPLRRDVAWNENPPPVQAAPQLKQPPEGATVVPIGPFFPVLEEPSYWRIFVEGERVVGGDYRGFYNHRGVEKIADSQLNYNQVPFLAERICGI, encoded by the coding sequence ATGACCGCACACGAGCTTATTCAGCAGATGACCAGCCGCTTTGGTCCATGCATCAAGTCGGCTAGCAACCCGGTGCCCGACATGGTGATCTTTACTGTAGGTCGGGAGAATACCGTTGAGGTGGCGCGTCACCTATTTCACGATCTCAACGGTCGTTTTGTGATCACCGCTGGGACCGACTTCCGCGACGCCGATGGCGGGTACCTGGTGGATCACGTCTTTTCCCTCGCTGCCGACCATCTTTTTGTGACGGTGCGCACCCCCTTGCCGGAGAAGGACCTGTGGATTGACTCGATCACCGGTGGGGCAGACATCCCGGCGGCCAACTGGGCCGAGCGGGAGGTGCAGGATCTGCTCGGCGTAAAGCTTCGCAACCATCCCGATCCCCGACGCCTGGTGCTGGCCGATGATTGGCCCGAGGGACTTCACCCGTTGCGGCGCGACGTTGCCTGGAATGAAAACCCTCCTCCAGTGCAGGCCGCGCCCCAGCTTAAGCAGCCACCCGAGGGCGCGACAGTGGTCCCCATCGGCCCGTTTTTCCCGGTGTTGGAGGAGCCTTCTTACTGGCGAATCTTCGTCGAGGGCGAGCGGGTGGTAGGAGGCGACTACCGCGGGTTCTACAACCATCGCGGGGTGGAGAAGATTGCCGACAGCCAGCTCAACTACAACCAGGTACCGTTTCTCGCCGAACGCATTTGCGGCATATGA
- a CDS encoding Fe-S-binding domain-containing protein, which translates to APTFQNLQSVPVMVLGETIADVPITLGSIDPCFSCTERMETVDIRSGEVKVYTKADLFRLCKERWGKK; encoded by the coding sequence CGCACCCACGTTCCAGAACCTGCAAAGCGTGCCGGTGATGGTGTTGGGCGAAACAATTGCCGACGTCCCCATCACCTTGGGAAGTATCGACCCGTGCTTCTCCTGCACAGAACGCATGGAGACGGTGGATATTCGTTCCGGCGAGGTGAAAGTCTACACTAAGGCCGACCTTTTCCGCTTGTGCAAGGAGCGGTGGGGGAAGAAGTGA
- a CDS encoding NADH-quinone oxidoreductase subunit K: MQGNILVTLSLGILITSVVAVELRNLRSTTFFYLFHSILLFSIITAYAYLSKNTSLYLWSATCFLTKIILIPTLLFQFARRFPTREYRPVLGHGISVLAIGVLVVVFFRLFQSYSYLLAPGEAARTEPVRSLLAGAFTIFSLGLWALLTRRDVVKTVLGLALMENGVHLVLLALAPQLSETTMIGILTNVAAAVLILLYISSNIYQVFGSTDSAKLSELKR, encoded by the coding sequence ATGCAAGGGAACATCCTGGTTACACTCAGCCTCGGCATTCTCATCACCTCGGTGGTGGCGGTAGAGCTGCGCAACCTGCGGAGCACGACGTTTTTCTACCTCTTCCACTCAATCTTGCTTTTTTCGATCATAACCGCTTACGCCTACTTGTCGAAGAATACGTCACTGTACCTCTGGTCAGCTACCTGCTTCTTGACCAAGATCATCCTCATCCCGACGCTCCTTTTCCAGTTTGCGCGCCGTTTCCCCACTCGCGAATACCGCCCCGTATTGGGGCATGGCATCTCGGTGCTGGCCATCGGTGTGCTTGTGGTGGTGTTCTTCCGCCTTTTCCAGAGCTATTCGTACTTGCTTGCGCCTGGCGAGGCAGCGCGCACCGAGCCGGTACGGTCGCTTTTGGCAGGTGCTTTCACTATTTTCTCCCTTGGCCTGTGGGCGCTGCTGACCCGCAGGGACGTGGTGAAAACGGTGTTGGGTCTGGCGTTGATGGAAAATGGCGTGCACCTGGTGCTTTTGGCCCTGGCACCACAACTTTCCGAGACGACTATGATCGGCATCCTCACCAATGTGGCTGCGGCGGTGCTGATTCTCCTGTACATTAGCAGCAACATCTACCAGGTCTTCGGTTCGACGGACTCTGCCAAGCTATCGGAACTCAAGCGATAG
- a CDS encoding 4Fe-4S binding protein — protein sequence MFRAKFKEAVICFSNPRVTLPYPLGPGAELPEGFRGKITVDQTRCIACGGCANVCPSRLIRIYDEGERTRMEFILDRCTYCGRCAEVCPEKAITMTLEFENSTDHKEDLYIEQELYMATCARCGRCFETDNAIDKIPVRRHREGRNFVGPSMPHGGPRPNKRE from the coding sequence ATGTTCAGAGCCAAGTTCAAGGAAGCGGTCATCTGTTTCTCCAATCCGCGGGTCACCTTACCATACCCGTTGGGCCCGGGTGCGGAGCTGCCGGAGGGTTTTCGCGGCAAGATAACGGTCGACCAGACGCGGTGCATCGCCTGTGGAGGGTGCGCCAATGTGTGTCCCTCAAGGTTGATACGCATATACGATGAGGGCGAGCGGACACGCATGGAGTTTATCTTGGATCGTTGCACCTACTGTGGACGGTGCGCAGAGGTGTGCCCGGAGAAAGCCATCACGATGACCTTGGAGTTTGAGAACAGCACCGACCACAAAGAAGACCTGTACATTGAGCAGGAGCTGTACATGGCCACGTGCGCGCGGTGCGGCCGTTGCTTCGAAACGGATAACGCTATCGACAAGATCCCAGTGCGGCGACACCGGGAAGGGCGCAATTTTGTCGGCCCGTCTATGCCCCACGGGGGCCCTCGGCCCAACAAGAGGGAGTAG
- a CDS encoding FAD/NAD(P)-binding protein, producing MDNLYLPQLAVIDQIVDETPDTKTFTLHFLDQKHNKAFAFKPGQFVEVSVFGKGEAPFGLCSNPLRKGNFRITVRATGTVTNAMHQAKVGDVFGVRGPFGNGFPFEEVMGYDILIVAGGIGLPPLRSLIEPIFDKRKKFGNFIILYGARTPSDRVYKDALAEWAARDDVQLLQTVDRGDESWTGNVGVVTTLFEKIKVDPQRTFAFTCGPPIMIRFVIQDLLAMGFADDHIISTLERYMKCGVGKCGHCAIGHKYICVDGPVFSWQQIKVLPER from the coding sequence ATGGACAACCTCTATCTCCCACAACTGGCGGTGATCGACCAGATCGTGGACGAGACTCCTGATACCAAGACGTTCACTCTTCACTTTCTGGATCAGAAGCACAACAAGGCCTTCGCCTTCAAGCCGGGCCAGTTTGTAGAGGTTTCCGTCTTTGGCAAAGGGGAGGCCCCTTTTGGCTTGTGCTCGAATCCCCTGCGAAAGGGAAACTTTCGCATCACGGTGCGGGCCACCGGCACGGTGACAAATGCCATGCACCAGGCCAAGGTTGGTGATGTCTTCGGGGTGCGAGGGCCTTTTGGGAACGGGTTTCCGTTCGAAGAGGTAATGGGCTACGATATTCTCATCGTCGCCGGGGGCATCGGACTGCCGCCTCTTCGTTCGTTGATTGAGCCCATTTTTGACAAGAGGAAAAAGTTCGGCAACTTCATCATTCTCTATGGCGCCCGCACTCCTTCGGATCGGGTCTACAAAGATGCTCTGGCGGAATGGGCCGCGCGCGATGACGTGCAGCTGTTGCAGACGGTGGACCGCGGAGACGAAAGTTGGACCGGCAACGTAGGCGTGGTCACTACGCTTTTCGAGAAGATCAAGGTCGACCCGCAGCGCACATTCGCCTTTACCTGCGGTCCGCCCATCATGATCCGCTTCGTGATTCAGGACCTGTTAGCAATGGGCTTTGCCGACGATCACATCATCTCCACCCTGGAGCGCTACATGAAGTGCGGCGTAGGCAAGTGTGGCCATTGCGCAATCGGGCACAAGTACATCTGCGTCGACGGCCCTGTGTTCAGCTGGCAACAAATCAAGGTCTTGCCCGAGCGATGA
- a CDS encoding NADH-quinone oxidoreductase subunit H gives MMDYSLGQIVGLSALQIAIVLLLSPLLEGIIRKLIAFVHSRIGPPLYQPYLDILKLLGKEEIASSRSFLFRYSAVFALSAVLTASLLVPMFGRPPLGFAGEVIVFVYLISAVAVMIFLSGVTSGSPYGLLGAGREVMMVLTVEPVLAIALITAAVKSGSMMFGDMVAWQLSHPPAISMLIVGVALFLAIVAQLARLPFDIVEADQEIMEGPFVEQSGPKLALFKWSFYAKQLIFASLLVSVFVPWPHVGKLFLDLLITLAKVVVLLVLVGVVHAVNPRLRIDQSIQFFGLLIFVSAAGLAFALVGS, from the coding sequence ATGATGGATTATAGTCTGGGCCAGATAGTAGGGCTGAGCGCGCTGCAAATTGCGATCGTGCTCTTGCTCTCTCCGCTGCTGGAGGGAATCATTAGGAAGCTCATCGCCTTCGTACATTCGCGCATCGGGCCTCCTCTGTACCAGCCATATTTGGACATACTCAAGTTATTGGGCAAAGAGGAGATTGCCAGCTCGCGCAGCTTCCTTTTCCGCTATTCGGCAGTGTTCGCGCTGTCTGCAGTGCTTACTGCCAGCCTGCTGGTGCCGATGTTCGGAAGACCCCCGTTGGGCTTTGCCGGCGAGGTCATCGTGTTTGTGTACCTGATTTCGGCGGTTGCAGTGATGATCTTCCTGAGCGGAGTGACTTCGGGTAGCCCCTATGGGTTGCTCGGCGCCGGGCGTGAAGTGATGATGGTGCTGACAGTGGAGCCGGTATTAGCCATTGCCCTCATCACCGCCGCGGTCAAGTCTGGGTCGATGATGTTCGGGGACATGGTCGCCTGGCAGCTCTCCCACCCGCCGGCGATTTCCATGCTCATCGTGGGTGTGGCACTGTTCTTGGCTATCGTTGCCCAGCTGGCACGGTTGCCGTTTGACATTGTAGAAGCAGACCAGGAGATCATGGAAGGGCCCTTTGTGGAGCAGAGCGGCCCCAAGCTGGCGTTGTTCAAATGGTCCTTCTACGCCAAACAGCTCATCTTTGCCTCTTTGCTGGTCTCGGTGTTCGTCCCTTGGCCGCACGTGGGCAAGCTATTCCTGGACCTACTTATTACGCTGGCCAAAGTTGTGGTGCTCCTGGTGTTGGTTGGTGTGGTGCACGCGGTCAACCCCCGATTGCGCATTGACCAGTCCATCCAGTTCTTTGGCTTGCTCATCTTTGTCTCTGCGGCAGGGCTTGCGTTCGCTTTGGTGGGTTCATAG